GCTTGATAACTGATAAATCTTATCATTTTACAGAACAAGAGGGAAATATATGGTTGGAGAGAAGACGGAGAGATTCACATATACTTTGTCATTGGTCTGTGTACAGTGTATCATCAATCTTCTATTTGCAAAGTGTAGTAAGTATTGACCCTCCGAACTTGGGTCATTTATCCCGTTCACATCTTCCATGTGCACAATACACTACTATACTATACTTGTCATGAAAAACCTCTTGTAATTGAGTTTGAGATAATGTGACTCGTGGTTGACATGATATGGTAGTCCCAACTGGAATATTACATTGGAGCTCGGCGGTAGATCGATGTAATTGACCTGAAGGTGTGTTTGGGGTGGATGGAAAATGCAAGCAGGAAATAGAGATAACTGGATAGGGGCCTACAGAAACAATCTTTGAGGAGATTTCTCACCGTCTCTGAAGATGGCCACAACCTTGAGTAGTCGCTAAGTTACACCACTGCCAAATTGCTAAATCAAAAGATACGGTGACTAAACTATTCCCTTAAACATTACCTCCTTGATCCTTTTTCAGTCATTTACCTCAGTGCTGGCAGCAGCGATGCTGAAAGAGACAACACTCCCAAAAAGATGTACGCTACCTGTGCAGTGACGTATCTTTGTGCAATGTTGGCGAGTAACCATGCTCTACAGCATGTCAATTACCCAACCCAGGTGAGCACCGATACCACCCCCTCAGTGGTTTTGGGTGAATTGGTCATCACAGTTCTAGTGGGAGGTGAGACTTGTGTAAGACTTAAAGCTCTGTTGCAGAAGCATATTGCAGAAGTCTTTATTCCGCTCTTCCAACTCCAAAACTTTAAAATATATtgtatttctttcattcaaGGTTGTTGGCAAGTCAATCAAACCAATTCCTGTGATGATCCTGGGTGTACTGTTGGCCAGGAAGAAGTATCCTCTCCAGAAGTACATGTTCGTCCTCATGATTGTGGTGGGGGTGGCATTATTTATCTATAAGGAGAGCAAGGGAACAAGCAAATCGAGCGGCCAGTCCATCTTGGGGATTGGAGAGATGCTACTGGTGGGTACAACTTTCCATCAATGTCTGTATCCTCGTTTTATTGTGGTAATTGTGACTACTCATGACTAAATTGTCTAAGACAGATACCTTCTTCCATTTTATTGGTGTTGTTCCTTTGTAGGGAATGGGAAGTTGACATCATCAACATAGATATTTGACAAAGAATGTAGTCTCTGTCTATGTCTAATGTTTTGGTGGACACaagggacattgtcacaatcaggacaAAGCAACTGCTGCTCTGAGGTGTCTGCCTGTACTTTGTCATATAACTCAGTGGTGTGCTTCTGTGAATGATGCTTTCTTCTCTTTCAGTTGCTGTCTCTGGCCCTTGATGGGTTTACCGGTGGCATCCAGGACCGTATTCGTGCCAACTATCGTACCCACGCCCACACTATGATGTTATACATGAACTTCTTCAGTGCTCTCTTGTTGATGACAGGTAAACGTTTGTCTTTGTCCAGTCTCCAGATATTGGAGCTTTGTGCTTATTGAAACCATTCGGCAACTGTAGAGATTGTTCTGTCCTGCATCCAGGGAGCATCCAGGGATCATCAAAGACATTTGTCATTGCCAGAAGGAAGTTTGGATGTGTGAAGCTTTCATCTTGTGAGAGATGGCATTCAATGGTTATCAGGAAAGCTAAGTTTATCCTCGAAAGCCAAGCAGCAGTGGCCATCTCACTTTGGCTGGACTAATTCCTGTGGACTTTGGTCAGAATCTGTCTACTTTCTCCTGACCATTTAACACATCATTCCTGTCATTGTAAACGATCAGTGGTTCTGGATAACCCAACCATTTTCACTACAAATGGAAGttaaaaaacttctttttttcaggtgtGCTGGTGACAGGCGAGGTATTCAACTTCGTTGCATTTGTGTCACGTCATCCGACCATTCTTATCCATATGCTCTCATTCAGTGTAGCGAGTGCATTGGGACAGGTGAGTGTCTTTAATCACATCTGATGATTCGCAGTCCAAATATCGTGGCTTAGTCGCCCGACACAGACACATTGCTTGTGACCTTAAACAAGTCGCATGTCTTGAATGACCACATTCTGTAAATGAGACGTACCATAGTAAAAAAGTGACCTGTCTCCTCTTCTGTTGTAGAACTTCATCTTCCTGACGGTTGCCAACTTCGGCCCTCTAGCCTGCTCGATTACAACGACAACCCGCAAGTTCTTCACCGTCCTTGGATCTGTCGTTATCTTCGGCAATGTCCTCGCGGGGCGGCAGTGGGTTGGCACTGGTCTCGTATTCAGTGGATTGATCTTGGACAATTTGTACGGAAAGGAGCAAAAGACTGTTAGACCTTGTTGATCGATGGCATTTGGTGTTGGATCTATTTTGAGCTTAGGTTATGTCTGCCATGTGATTGCTGTTGATCCCTTGCTGTGTGGAGCTTGTACTGGCGTCTGACTCTCCATCCGTGGGTTGTGGGTTCAAACCTGGCCCGGTCCAAACTTTGCACTTCAAGGGTAGTGATGTATGAGCTTCTCCTAACCCTGaagtgcctctgtggagacgTATGATAGTTGGCAGCAGGTCCGGGTCAAGTGTTCCGTGACCATTTTGCCTACAACCGCCAGTGGGTTTACCATATTTATTCATGTTTTAGCTGTATAGATTCCAGAGGAGGGTTACTGATTCCGACAAACTTCAGGCAAGTTTGTCAAGGCAGTTTTACTATTATTCCACAATCCAATTCGCAATGTTATCTTTTCCAATGTAGTTTTGAAATAATCAGTTATGTGTGTGTACTTAAACTTGCCTTCACATGACAAATCAAGATATACGGGTGTGAGATTTACATCTGGCCAGGGAATTAGTCCACCAATGATCAGATGCATTCCTTGACATAatcatcatggttttcatttgaTCGAAGAACTTCGTATCCTGAACAATGCCTCATTTGGAGCGGTACCATCCAGAATATACatttcaatagcaatattgATCTGTATCCCATCAGCTGATATGGGTGTTGAGTTGTTCGTGGAAACGTTTAACATTTTGGTGCTGTTTGTTTAGGTTGATTGATCATACTGGGTGAGATACCAACAGTAGTACTGCATGTAGTATGCTGTTATGACCTTCTCCATTGTTAGTTACTGCTAGTCTGGTAGTTGTCGTGTATGTGATTGTAGGCTTCCTCTCTTTTGCTTTTAACTTCATATTTTCATTCTTCTGAACTGGGAAGGCCCATTGGGGATTGTGGGACTCTGGTTAGGTTATGTCAGGGCCAGTTAGGTTTCCAACTGAGTTGGATACTTTTGACCAATTGTTGTAGATGTGAAGAGATTgtggtttcatgaaaataaatgttttatatcaaaCTAAATTTTAGTTTTCTTTTATGAAAGAAAATTGAGGGGCCTGGACAACCGGCCCCTCAAGATGAATCCTCTCAAAAGAGCCGCTAGGTTGTGACGAAAGTCAACAAACATGCAGCAGTGTTTCCGTCATCTGACTTAAAAGTGTTCAATCCGGCTCCCTTGCTTTAATCTATCTTGTTCTGTGTCATCGAGTACGTCTCCACATTCAAGCTCATTTCCCCAGCTGAATACCTTGTGATTGATGTCCCTTCTCAGTAGACATGGTTCATCAAACTGAACATCTCCATTATGGGTGACAATAGACTCGCCAGGCTCCATTGTGACAGATGAAATAACCCAAGAAGTGCCCTCCGCCCCAATGAAATGTCTAACAGAAAGGATTCCAGCCTACTGTGGCCCAGTGAGATCAGTCTAATGAACCAGTGTGATGAGATATGTTGAAAAACAAAGCGAACTGACAACAATTTTTCCATAAATAACAAGTTTAATTTCTAAGTATACATGATTATACAATTAAGTTCTCGGGCATCCCAGCCATACAATCACTGCTATTAATGATAATAGGAAACAAGAATGTACTAAGTACCTGGCAATACAGTTTGGCAATATGTGTTCCAAACAAAATTACAAACAAACTCAAGGACGGCTGATCAACGAAAGAATTCTAAATACTTGTAAACATTGAGTAAAAGAATTTACAACAAAAGAGTTCATGATGGAAAGTGACACGTCTCCATCTAAACAACAGAATAAGGgcccagttgttagaaagcatgtcagCTTGTAACATCACGTTGACCTAGTGTTTATGTACACTGATCTACATGATGTTTAAAGTAAGGATGTGTTCTAACAACTGGACCCTGTATTTTGGTACTGTATCAAGAAGAACAATCAAAGCTTTCTGACCCTGCAGGTCAGTGTGCAGCTAGATAACCAGCTCTAGCAGGTGCATGATATCAACAAAGTCATAATCttaaagttcattttattaCTTCCTATAGTTGGAACAGCGTTGCTGCCATATTGGCCATCAATGTCAAGTGACCTTGTAGATAAACACTTAGCTATGACATAAAATGTCTGATGTCCTCAAAGTGTCATCTAATTTTGATACCCAACAAGGTGGAATTCATATGAATCGCATGGCAATTGTGACGTAAATGAATAATCTCTATACGAAGGCTCTCCTCAGTCCGCTATGTAGAACTCGGGCAGTGCTCAGTTGGTTTTCCAACGTAGTGCTCAAAACCTGATGGGTATTCTTCCAAGTAATTGCCTCTTAGATATGCTGCCATTGTCAAGATATAGGCCTATAATCTAGCTAATCTATTTACATATACATTTATCATAAGATATAAATGAAGATAATAAACAGACCTATTATGCGATATGTTTGAGGGCAATTCTGTTACAGTAAACAATAACACCATCAACAACCGCAAGATTTTGAACCATTTCCATGAAGATGCACTTGAAGGGAATGTTTTAAAACTGACTTTATGACGGTATTTCATACATTCTAGAAAATAGTTTCAAATACTACTTATATCCAATTCTGCAATTGAAT
This genomic window from Lineus longissimus chromosome 13, tnLinLong1.2, whole genome shotgun sequence contains:
- the LOC135498292 gene encoding solute carrier family 35 member B1-like, with amino-acid sequence MSSHVTVQIPVDVISREGTKSHNMEPSRRNLVICSLGIFVCYFYYGILQEKITRGKYMVGEKTERFTYTLSLVCVQCIINLLFAKCIIYLSAGSSDAERDNTPKKMYATCAVTYLCAMLASNHALQHVNYPTQVVGKSIKPIPVMILGVLLARKKYPLQKYMFVLMIVVGVALFIYKESKGTSKSSGQSILGIGEMLLLLSLALDGFTGGIQDRIRANYRTHAHTMMLYMNFFSALLLMTGVLVTGEVFNFVAFVSRHPTILIHMLSFSVASALGQNFIFLTVANFGPLACSITTTTRKFFTVLGSVVIFGNVLAGRQWVGTGLVFSGLILDNLYGKEQKTVRPC